A single genomic interval of Ramlibacter sp. harbors:
- a CDS encoding MarR family transcriptional regulator, giving the protein MATQKLTPDQALLLDNQLCFALYSASLAMTKLYKPLLEELGLTYPQYLAMLVLWERDGLMVSELGERLSLDSGTLTPLLKRLEASGLVARIRDVQDERRVHITLTAAGRKLKGRAAKIPGCILSASQCSIPELISLTQQVQALRQRLTA; this is encoded by the coding sequence ATGGCAACGCAAAAGCTCACCCCCGACCAGGCCCTGCTGCTGGACAACCAGCTGTGCTTTGCGCTGTATTCGGCGTCGCTGGCCATGACCAAGCTGTACAAGCCGCTGCTCGAAGAGCTGGGCCTGACCTACCCGCAGTACCTGGCCATGCTCGTGCTCTGGGAGCGCGACGGGCTCATGGTGTCGGAGCTGGGCGAGCGGCTCTCGCTCGACTCGGGCACGCTCACGCCGCTGCTCAAGCGGCTGGAGGCCTCGGGCCTGGTGGCGCGCATCCGCGACGTGCAGGACGAGCGCCGCGTGCACATCACCCTCACCGCCGCCGGCCGCAAGCTCAAAGGCCGCGCCGCCAAAATCCCGGGTTGCATCCTGAGCGCCAGCCAGTGCTCCATCCCTGAACTGATTTCACTCACCCAGCAGGTGCAAGCCCTGCGCCAGCGCCTCACGGCCTGA
- a CDS encoding organic hydroperoxide resistance protein produces MTKLDKVLYTAKAHTTGGRDGASRTDDGRLDVTLSSPGTSGTGTNPEQLFAAGYSACFIGAMKAVAGKMKVTLPADLAIDAEVDLGPIPNAYGIAARLNVSLPGMDKAAAQALVDAAHQVCPYSNATRGNIDVTITLV; encoded by the coding sequence ATGACCAAGCTCGACAAAGTTCTCTACACCGCCAAGGCCCACACCACCGGCGGCCGCGACGGCGCCTCCAGGACCGATGACGGTCGCCTGGACGTGACCCTGTCCTCGCCCGGCACCTCGGGCACCGGCACCAACCCCGAGCAGCTGTTTGCCGCCGGCTACTCTGCCTGCTTCATCGGCGCCATGAAGGCCGTGGCCGGCAAGATGAAGGTCACGCTGCCGGCTGACCTGGCGATCGACGCTGAAGTTGACCTCGGCCCCATCCCCAACGCCTACGGCATCGCTGCCCGCCTGAACGTGAGCCTGCCCGGCATGGACAAGGCCGCCGCCCAGGCGCTGGTGGACGCCGCGCACCAGGTGTGCCCGTACTCCAACGCCACGCGCGGCAACATTGACGTGACGATCACCCTCGTCTGA
- a CDS encoding DUF2855 family protein — MPTTTLQVRKDKLTDTRLVTTDDAPLAPGQVRVRVEHFALTSNNITYAAFGDAMSYWHFWPTAEEGWGIVPVWGFASVTQSLHPGVAVGERLWGYWPMADHAVLQPERLSPAGFSDAAPHRAALHAVYNQYLRTTADAFYQADTEDAQALLRPLFITSWLIDDFFADNDFFGAKVLLLSSASSKTAYGTAFQLAQREGIEVIGLTSPGNQAFCESLGCYSRVLTYDQLDQVPADAACAYVDFAGNADLRRQIHTRFSQLKYSCSIGGTHVEQLGGGKDLPGPRATLFFAPAQVKKRNADWGAPVLGQRLVQAWQAFSAKAGNADAPWLTVQHHRGAPAVQAAYAQVLGGRGDPRVGHMLSLAA; from the coding sequence ATGCCCACCACCACACTCCAGGTCCGCAAGGACAAACTGACCGACACGCGCCTTGTCACCACCGACGACGCCCCACTGGCCCCCGGCCAGGTGCGCGTGCGCGTGGAGCACTTTGCGCTGACCTCCAACAACATCACCTACGCCGCCTTTGGCGACGCCATGAGCTACTGGCACTTCTGGCCCACCGCCGAGGAAGGCTGGGGCATCGTGCCGGTCTGGGGCTTTGCCTCCGTCACGCAGAGCCTGCACCCCGGCGTGGCCGTGGGTGAGCGCCTGTGGGGCTACTGGCCCATGGCCGACCACGCCGTGCTGCAGCCCGAGCGCCTGAGCCCCGCTGGCTTCAGCGACGCGGCGCCGCACCGCGCCGCCCTGCACGCCGTCTACAACCAGTACCTGCGCACCACGGCCGACGCGTTCTATCAAGCGGACACCGAAGACGCCCAGGCCCTGCTGCGGCCGCTGTTCATCACCTCGTGGCTGATTGACGACTTCTTTGCCGACAACGATTTCTTTGGCGCCAAAGTGCTGCTGCTGTCCAGCGCCTCCAGCAAGACGGCCTACGGCACGGCCTTCCAGCTCGCGCAGCGCGAGGGCATCGAGGTGATCGGCCTCACCTCGCCCGGCAACCAGGCCTTTTGCGAAAGCCTGGGCTGCTACAGCCGCGTGCTGACCTATGACCAGCTTGACCAGGTGCCCGCCGACGCGGCCTGCGCCTATGTGGACTTTGCCGGCAACGCCGACCTGCGCCGCCAGATCCACACCCGCTTCAGCCAGCTCAAATACAGCTGCTCGATTGGCGGCACCCATGTGGAGCAACTGGGTGGCGGCAAGGACCTGCCCGGCCCGCGCGCCACCCTGTTCTTTGCGCCGGCCCAGGTCAAGAAGCGCAATGCCGACTGGGGCGCGCCCGTGCTGGGCCAGCGCCTGGTGCAGGCCTGGCAGGCGTTCTCGGCCAAGGCCGGCAACGCCGACGCGCCCTGGCTCACCGTGCAGCACCACCGCGGCGCGCCGGCCGTGCAGGCCGCCTATGCGCAGGTGCTGGGCGGGCGCGGCGACCCGCGCGTGGGCCACATGCTGTCGCTGGCGGCCTGA
- a CDS encoding GreA/GreB family elongation factor, with protein sequence MNSHHPVERLLTELDHARLNTLARQAAPSPASQALADLLLDADTVPSRDMPAHIVTMYSQVRVRDCHTGAQSKLVICYPADADAASGFVSVLSPAGRGLLGLSPGGVAQWATPAGATASVELLEILFQPEASGDYEM encoded by the coding sequence ATGAATTCCCACCACCCCGTTGAGCGCCTGCTCACCGAACTCGACCACGCCCGCCTGAACACCCTGGCGCGGCAAGCCGCGCCCAGCCCGGCCTCACAGGCCCTGGCCGACCTGCTGCTGGACGCCGACACCGTGCCCAGCCGCGACATGCCCGCGCACATCGTCACCATGTACAGCCAGGTGCGGGTGCGCGACTGCCACACCGGCGCGCAGAGCAAGCTGGTCATCTGCTACCCGGCCGATGCCGATGCCGCTTCGGGCTTTGTGTCGGTGCTGTCGCCGGCCGGCCGCGGCCTGCTGGGCCTGAGCCCCGGCGGCGTGGCGCAATGGGCCACGCCCGCTGGCGCCACCGCCTCGGTGGAACTGCTGGAGATCCTGTTCCAGCCCGAGGCCAGCGGCGACTACGAGATGTGA
- a CDS encoding serine/threonine protein kinase, producing the protein MSSHPYESLTPDVVLDALATVGLRGDGRLMALSSYENRVYLAHLEDGSAVVAKFYRPGRWSEAQILEEHAFAAELMAAEVPAVGPLVLQGATLHHHAGFAFSVSPRRGGRAPELDNDEVLEWIGRFLARIHTVGAARPFAHRGAIDLQTFAIEPRDWLLAHDRVPLDVQSAWTAACQTAMDLIAPHAQAMQASDQNGHAIRLHGDCHPGNILWTPEDQPGGGPHFVDLDDARMGPAVQDLWMLLSGDRAQRQRQLGALVDGYEQFREFDRGELVLIEPLRTLRLIHYSAWLARRWDDPAFPAAFPWFGSSDYWQGQVQMLEEQMEAMQEPALVA; encoded by the coding sequence ATGTCTTCACACCCCTATGAATCGCTGACGCCCGACGTGGTGCTCGACGCGCTGGCCACCGTGGGCCTGCGCGGCGACGGCCGGCTGATGGCCCTGAGCTCCTACGAAAACCGCGTCTACCTCGCGCACCTGGAAGACGGCTCGGCCGTGGTGGCCAAGTTCTACCGGCCCGGCCGCTGGAGCGAAGCGCAGATTCTGGAGGAGCACGCCTTTGCCGCCGAGCTCATGGCCGCCGAGGTGCCCGCCGTGGGCCCGCTGGTGCTGCAGGGCGCCACACTGCACCACCACGCGGGTTTTGCCTTCAGCGTGAGCCCGCGCCGCGGCGGCCGCGCGCCCGAGCTGGACAACGACGAGGTGCTGGAGTGGATCGGCCGCTTCCTCGCGCGCATCCACACCGTGGGCGCGGCGCGGCCGTTTGCGCACCGCGGCGCGATTGACCTGCAAACCTTTGCCATCGAACCGCGCGACTGGCTGCTGGCCCACGACAGGGTGCCGCTGGACGTGCAGTCGGCCTGGACCGCGGCCTGCCAGACCGCCATGGACCTGATCGCGCCCCACGCCCAGGCCATGCAAGCCAGCGACCAGAACGGCCACGCCATCCGCCTGCATGGCGACTGCCACCCCGGCAACATCCTGTGGACGCCTGAAGATCAGCCCGGCGGCGGCCCGCACTTTGTGGACCTGGACGACGCGCGCATGGGCCCGGCCGTGCAGGACCTGTGGATGCTGCTCAGCGGCGACCGCGCGCAGCGCCAGCGTCAGCTGGGCGCGCTGGTGGATGGGTATGAGCAGTTCCGCGAGTTCGACCGTGGCGAGCTGGTGCTGATCGAGCCGCTGCGCACGCTGCGCCTGATCCACTACAGCGCCTGGCTGGCCCGCCGCTGGGACGACCCCGCCTTCCCCGCCGCCTTCCCGTGGTTTGGCAGCAGCGACTACTGGCAGGGCCAGGTGCAGATGCTGGAAGAGCAGATGGAAGCGATGCAGGAGCCGGCGCTGGTGGCGTGA
- a CDS encoding winged helix-turn-helix transcriptional regulator, with protein sequence MTDLAPPSPEPNPYAWRRHNPGRVLDNALRRFEDRVMELLRDEGHVQTRRPHVNLTRHLDLEGTRITELARRAAMTNAAMTELIDQCEALALVERLPDPTDRRARVVRFTPAGLAWLDAFGRAVASAQREMAQEVGPKAMAVLLGDLARYAAAAESGGA encoded by the coding sequence ATGACTGATTTAGCCCCGCCCAGCCCCGAACCCAACCCCTATGCCTGGCGCCGCCACAACCCGGGCCGCGTGCTTGACAACGCGCTGCGCCGCTTCGAGGACCGGGTCATGGAATTGCTGCGTGATGAAGGGCATGTGCAGACCCGGCGCCCGCATGTGAACCTGACGCGCCACCTCGACCTGGAAGGCACGCGCATCACCGAGCTCGCGCGGCGCGCCGCCATGACCAATGCCGCGATGACCGAGTTGATTGACCAGTGCGAGGCGCTGGCGCTGGTCGAACGCCTGCCCGACCCGACCGACCGGCGCGCCCGCGTGGTGCGCTTCACTCCCGCGGGGCTGGCGTGGCTGGATGCGTTTGGCCGCGCCGTGGCGAGCGCCCAGCGCGAGATGGCCCAAGAGGTGGGCCCGAAGGCGATGGCCGTGCTGCTGGGCGACCTTGCGCGCTACGCGGCGGCGGCGGAGTCTGGCGGCGCCTGA
- a CDS encoding FAD-dependent oxidoreductase, giving the protein MTDSTPAPQPTLATDVLVAGGGPCGLMLANELGRRGIRCLVVDAKPGTAFNPQANATQARTMEHFRRLGFAHEVRAQGLPPDHPTDIAYFTRYARHELARIRLPTAAQAIVNIKSMQGSWSAAELPHRVSQKFVEQTLRRHAQSQPSVDLRYGWTLERFHDEGHRVSASVRPGAGGPPQPVVARYLVGADGARSLVRRELGIEWEGVTGIQREFMGGKMFAVYLRAPGFLQVLRHPKAWMYVTVNHQRRAFMASVDGVAEYAFHAALKPGEDAEHWTHEDARRVFAEAVGAELPVEILSTGTWLAGHALVAQRLRQGRVFIAGDAAHLFTPTGGLGYNTAVEDAVNLGWKLASAIRGQAPEALLDSYEIERKQVARRNTGFARRFADSVGLFTARPELEETSERGEAERRLAGQHLDEHARLEFNIPGVTFGGRYDGSPVIVGDGATLPPDEPNTYVPTASPGGRPPHAWLQDGRSLFDLFHSEWPLLALGPDAPPTEKFEAAARDVGLDLRVVRLPQALLRDLYEAPLALIRPDQIVAWRGASDREAAGVLGRVSGRAGGL; this is encoded by the coding sequence ATGACCGATTCCACCCCCGCCCCGCAGCCCACGCTCGCCACCGATGTGCTGGTTGCCGGCGGCGGCCCCTGCGGCCTGATGCTGGCCAACGAACTGGGGCGGCGCGGCATCCGCTGCCTGGTCGTTGACGCCAAACCCGGCACGGCCTTCAACCCCCAGGCCAACGCCACCCAGGCGCGCACGATGGAGCACTTCCGGCGGCTGGGCTTTGCCCACGAGGTGCGCGCCCAGGGCCTGCCACCGGACCACCCGACCGACATCGCCTACTTCACGCGCTACGCCCGGCACGAGCTCGCGCGCATCCGGCTGCCCACGGCGGCGCAGGCCATTGTCAACATCAAGTCGATGCAGGGCTCGTGGAGCGCCGCCGAGCTACCGCACCGGGTCTCGCAGAAGTTTGTCGAGCAGACGCTGCGCCGCCATGCCCAGAGCCAGCCGAGCGTTGACCTGCGCTATGGCTGGACGCTGGAGCGCTTCCACGACGAAGGTCACCGCGTGAGCGCCAGCGTGCGGCCCGGCGCGGGCGGCCCGCCGCAGCCCGTGGTGGCGCGCTACCTGGTCGGCGCCGACGGCGCCCGCAGCCTGGTGCGGCGCGAACTGGGCATTGAATGGGAAGGCGTCACCGGCATCCAGCGCGAGTTCATGGGCGGCAAGATGTTTGCCGTGTACCTGCGCGCGCCGGGCTTCCTGCAGGTGCTGCGCCATCCCAAGGCCTGGATGTACGTGACCGTCAACCACCAGCGGCGCGCCTTCATGGCCTCGGTGGACGGCGTGGCCGAATACGCCTTTCACGCCGCCCTCAAGCCCGGCGAGGACGCCGAGCACTGGACACACGAGGACGCGCGCCGCGTGTTTGCCGAGGCCGTGGGCGCCGAGCTGCCCGTCGAGATCCTTTCCACCGGCACCTGGCTGGCCGGGCACGCGCTGGTGGCGCAGCGCCTGCGGCAGGGTCGCGTGTTCATCGCGGGCGACGCCGCCCACCTGTTCACGCCCACCGGCGGGCTGGGCTACAACACTGCGGTGGAAGACGCGGTCAACCTCGGCTGGAAGCTGGCCAGCGCGATCCGCGGCCAGGCGCCCGAGGCTCTGCTGGACAGCTACGAGATCGAGCGCAAGCAGGTGGCCCGGCGCAACACCGGCTTTGCGCGGCGCTTTGCCGACTCGGTGGGCCTGTTCACCGCCAGGCCGGAACTGGAGGAAACCTCGGAACGCGGCGAGGCAGAGCGCCGCCTGGCGGGCCAGCACCTGGACGAGCACGCCCGCCTGGAATTCAACATTCCCGGCGTGACCTTTGGCGGCCGGTATGACGGCTCCCCCGTGATCGTGGGTGACGGCGCCACGCTGCCGCCCGACGAGCCCAACACCTATGTGCCCACGGCCAGCCCCGGCGGCCGGCCCCCGCATGCCTGGCTGCAGGACGGACGATCGTTGTTCGACCTGTTCCATAGCGAATGGCCCCTGCTGGCCCTGGGGCCCGACGCGCCGCCCACTGAAAAGTTTGAAGCCGCCGCGCGCGACGTGGGCCTGGACCTGCGCGTGGTGCGCCTGCCCCAGGCCTTGCTGCGCGACCTGTACGAGGCGCCGCTGGCGCTCATCCGCCCCGACCAGATCGTCGCCTGGCGGGGCGCCAGCGACCGCGAGGCGGCGGGTGTGCTGGGGCGAGTGAGTGGGCGGGCTGGAGGGCTGTGA
- the htpG gene encoding molecular chaperone HtpG, producing MSKQTLSFQAEVAQLLHLVTHSLYSNKEIFLRELVSNASDACDKLRFEALNNSALYEDAPTLEVRVSFDKDAKTLTIADNGIGLSQQEAIDNLGTIAKSGTREFMGKLSSDQKANAAEQGQLIGQFGVGFYSGFIVADKITVESRRAGAPASEGVRWISGGAGDFEVETIERPQRGTSVTLHLRDDATDYLNTWRLKDIIGKYSDHIALPIQMRKEEWKEGEEGKGGEMVLTDEWETVNQASALWTRPKKDISDEQYAEFYKAISHDFEAPLAWSHNRVEGSTEYTQLLFIPGKAPFDLWNRDKKAGVKLYVKRVFIMDDAEALMPTYLRFVKGVIDSADLPLNVSRELLQESRDVKAIREGSTKRVLSMLEDLARQEKAEDATDEDKAKYGKFYAEFGAVLKEGLGEDTGNRERLAKLLRFASTTSDTVSVSLADYKARMKEGQEAIYYITADTLAGARNSPQIEVFRKKGIEVLLMTDRVDEWALSFLTEFDGTPLQSVAKGAVDLGKLQDDEEKKAAEEAAEAFKPVLAKLKEALKDKADDVRVTTRLVDSPACLVVKDHGMSLQLSRMLKAAGQSAPEVKPVLEVNAEHALVKKLDGSVHFNDLAHILFDQALLAEGGLPDDPAAYVKRVNALLL from the coding sequence ATGAGCAAGCAAACCCTGTCATTCCAGGCCGAGGTGGCGCAGCTGCTGCACCTCGTCACCCATTCGCTGTATTCCAACAAGGAAATCTTCCTGCGCGAGCTGGTGTCCAACGCCTCCGACGCCTGCGACAAGCTGCGCTTTGAAGCCCTGAACAACAGCGCGCTGTACGAGGACGCGCCCACGCTCGAGGTGCGCGTGAGCTTTGACAAGGACGCCAAGACCCTCACCATTGCCGACAACGGCATCGGCCTGTCGCAGCAGGAAGCCATTGACAACCTGGGCACCATCGCCAAGAGCGGCACCCGTGAGTTCATGGGCAAGCTCAGCAGCGACCAGAAGGCCAACGCCGCCGAGCAGGGCCAGCTCATCGGCCAGTTTGGCGTGGGTTTTTACTCGGGCTTCATCGTGGCCGACAAGATCACCGTGGAATCGCGCCGCGCCGGCGCGCCCGCCAGCGAAGGCGTGCGCTGGATCAGCGGCGGCGCCGGTGACTTTGAAGTCGAGACCATCGAGCGCCCGCAGCGCGGCACCAGCGTCACGCTGCACCTGCGCGACGACGCCACCGACTACCTCAACACCTGGCGCCTGAAGGACATCATCGGCAAATACTCCGACCACATTGCCCTGCCCATCCAGATGCGCAAGGAAGAGTGGAAGGAAGGCGAAGAGGGCAAGGGCGGCGAAATGGTGCTCACCGACGAGTGGGAAACCGTCAACCAGGCCAGTGCCCTGTGGACCCGCCCCAAGAAGGACATCAGCGACGAGCAGTACGCCGAGTTCTACAAGGCCATCAGCCACGACTTTGAAGCCCCGCTGGCCTGGAGCCACAACCGCGTGGAGGGCAGCACCGAATACACCCAGCTGCTGTTCATCCCCGGCAAGGCGCCGTTTGACTTGTGGAACCGCGACAAGAAGGCCGGCGTCAAGCTCTACGTCAAGCGCGTGTTCATCATGGACGACGCCGAGGCACTCATGCCCACCTACCTGCGCTTCGTCAAGGGCGTGATCGACTCGGCTGACCTGCCGTTGAACGTGAGCCGCGAGCTGCTGCAGGAAAGCCGCGACGTGAAGGCCATCCGCGAGGGCAGCACCAAGCGCGTGCTGTCCATGCTCGAGGACCTGGCCAGGCAGGAAAAGGCCGAAGACGCCACGGACGAAGACAAGGCCAAGTACGGCAAGTTCTACGCCGAGTTTGGCGCCGTGCTCAAGGAAGGCCTGGGCGAGGACACCGGCAACCGCGAGCGCCTGGCCAAGCTGCTGCGCTTTGCCTCCACCACCAGCGACACGGTGAGCGTCTCGCTGGCCGACTACAAGGCCCGCATGAAGGAAGGCCAGGAGGCCATCTACTACATTACCGCCGACACCCTGGCCGGGGCCCGCAACAGCCCGCAGATCGAGGTGTTCCGCAAGAAGGGCATCGAGGTGCTGCTCATGACCGACCGCGTCGATGAGTGGGCGCTGAGCTTTCTCACCGAGTTTGACGGCACGCCCCTGCAAAGCGTGGCCAAGGGCGCGGTGGACCTGGGCAAGCTGCAGGACGACGAGGAAAAGAAGGCCGCCGAGGAAGCCGCCGAAGCCTTCAAGCCCGTGCTGGCCAAGCTCAAGGAAGCGCTCAAGGACAAGGCCGACGACGTGCGCGTGACCACGCGCCTGGTGGACTCGCCGGCCTGCCTGGTGGTGAAGGACCACGGCATGAGCCTGCAGCTGTCGCGCATGCTCAAGGCCGCGGGCCAGAGCGCGCCCGAGGTCAAGCCCGTGCTTGAAGTGAACGCCGAGCATGCGCTGGTGAAAAAGCTCGACGGCTCGGTGCACTTCAACGACCTGGCCCACATCCTGTTTGACCAGGCGCTGCTGGCCGAGGGCGGCCTGCCCGACGACCCCGCCGCCTACGTCAAGCGCGTCAACGCCCTGCTGCTGTGA
- a CDS encoding DUF4148 domain-containing protein, with translation MNKSSALIAIAAFAALASTGVRAETPDASSQFAVQTESTRTRAEVQAEAVIVAHTHDTVPSGSRVAAPLKSGLDVATVRAEAAQALRLGQIPSGELSL, from the coding sequence ATGAACAAGTCTTCTGCCCTCATCGCCATTGCCGCCTTCGCTGCCCTCGCTTCCACCGGTGTCCGCGCCGAAACGCCCGACGCTTCCAGCCAGTTCGCCGTGCAAACCGAAAGCACGCGCACCCGCGCCGAAGTGCAGGCCGAGGCCGTCATCGTGGCCCACACCCATGACACCGTGCCCTCGGGCTCGCGCGTGGCAGCCCCGCTGAAGTCGGGCCTGGACGTGGCCACGGTTCGCGCCGAAGCCGCGCAAGCCCTGCGCCTGGGCCAGATCCCCAGCGGCGAACTGAGCCTGTAA